A single genomic interval of Cucumis sativus cultivar 9930 chromosome 7, Cucumber_9930_V3, whole genome shotgun sequence harbors:
- the LOC101203131 gene encoding uncharacterized protein LOC101203131 isoform X1, translating into MEMVKGNKQQISDGDAQISLKQEILQLEEQLQSQFATRHALEKAINFQPLSLYSATEDAIPEAEMELIKQIAVLELEVVYLEKYLLSLYRRTFNQQVSSFSTMDDRLESYIEPNNVIEGEHSCIHSDHIGSPETLFDNQSKGRNVVEEPENLSHLHRSNSSLSQRSLGSSRNYSLSKSMAKAVDSYHSFPLSMLEQSRIDVPSSTSLGEHLGACLSIRVDESPNWLSEEMIKSISAIYRELAEPPLMNHNNPSPISPLSSMYELSSQDFGSMRNYEKSLNSHFENPFHTEEFIAPYDTMLKVQWISRERKNDSDINHMLQGFRSLIFRLKEVKLKAMKHDEKLAFWINVHNTLVMHAYLQYGISKHCLKRISLILKAAYNIGGHIISVDKIQSSILGCRLPRSGQVSSQNYWLHLFLSSKTKFKVNDVQKSFPINHPEPRLYFALCCGSHSDPAVRIYTAKRVNEELEVAKEEYILSNLRVHKGQKILLPKIVESFAKDSGLCLEDLENTVECLRSKRRINDIQQRQRKKLWKSIGWIPHNFTFSFLLPNELSCQSLSR; encoded by the exons ATG gAAATGGTAAAGGGGAATAAACAGCAAATTTCTGATGGGGATGCTCAGATTTCCTTAAAGCAGGAG ATTCTACAGCTTGAAGAACAATTACAAAGCCAGTTCGCCACTCGCCATGCCTTGGAGAAAGCAATCAATTTTCAGCCTCTATCGCTTTACTCCGCCACCGAAGACGCGATACCAGAG GCTGAGATGGAACTGATTAAACAGATAGCGGTCTTGGAGTTAGAAGTCgtttatttggaaaaatatcTTCTCTCTCTATACCGTCGAACTTTCAATCAACAAGTGTCCTCTTTTTCTACCATGGATGATAGGCTTGAATCATATATTGAGCCTAATAACGTGATAGAAGGAGAACATTCTTGTATTCATTCTGACCATATCGGGTCACCAGaaactttatttgataatCAATCAAAAGGAAGAAACGTAGTTGAGGAACCAGAGAATCTGTCGCACTTGCATCGCAGCAATTCATCTCTGTCACAGAGATCGCTCGGTTCATCTAGAAACTACTCTCTGTCAAAGTCTATGGCTAAAGCAGTAGATTCATACCATTCCTTTCCATTATCAATGCTGGAG CAATCTCGAATTGATGTTCCGAGTTCTACAAGCCTTGGGGAGCATCTCGGTGCCTGTTTATCCATTCGAGTTGACGAGTCCCCTAACTGGCTTTCCGAGGAGATGATCAAGTCCATCTCTGCAATATATCGTGAACTTGCCGAACCTCCTTTGATGAATCACAACAATCCTTCTCCGATCTCACCTTTGTCATCCATGTATGAACTTTCTTCACAAGACTTTGGCAGTATGAGGAACTACGAGAAGTCACTCAACTCGCATTTTGAGAACCCTTTTCACACTGAAGAATTTATTGCACCATATGACACAATGTTGAAAGTGCAATGGATTtcgagagagagaaaaaatgacTCAGATATCAACCACATGCTACAAGGTTTCAG ATCACTTATTTTTCGGCTTAAAGAAGTCAAACTCAAAGCGATGAAACATGACGAAAAGCTTGCGTTTTGGATTAATGTACACAACACACTTGTAATGCAT GCTTATCTGCAATATGGGATCTCCAAACATTGTTTGAAGAGAATATCTTTGATACTCAAG GCTGCATACAATATTGGGGGCCACATAATAAGTGTAGATAAGATACAAAGCTCAATTCTTGGGTGTCGTTTGCCTCGTTCAGGACAGGTATCATCTCAAAATTAT TGGTTGCACCTGTTCCTCTCGTCAAAAACGAAATTTAAGGTCAACGATGTACAAAAGTCCTTTCCAATCAACCACCCTGAACCTCGGTTATACTTTGCTCTATGTTGTGGGAGTCATTCTGATCCTGCG GTACGTATCTATACGGCGAAGAGGGTGAATGAGGAGCTGGAGGTTGCAAAAGAAGAGTACATCCTTTCAAATTTGAGGGTACACAAAGGGCAGAAAATTCTTCTCCCAAAGATCGTGGAGTCTTTTGCTAAGGATTCTGGCCTATGCCTGGAAGATTTGGAGAACACTGTGGAATGTCTAAGGTCCAAGAGGCGGATAAATGACATTCAGCAGCGGCAACGAAAGAAGTTATGGAAGAGTATTGGATGGATACCTCATAACTTCACCTTCAGCTTTCTGCTGCCCAACGAATTGTCATGCCAATCCTTGTCTCGATAG
- the LOC101211812 gene encoding plastid division protein PDV2 → MEQQSTAIILARATELRLKIRSSVNTTTTTTSAVTSRDDRFSVDENNGVVGSRRSEADASGEAEEDEEAVRLLNICDALESLENQLSSLQDLQQRQRYEKEVALSEIEHSRKILLDKLKKYKGGDLEVIHETSAFVGETVQHNQDLMLPPYPTHLGNGYLYPIPSGHKSVSNGLIDATANKATNELNESERKQPKSDSWKSKNGMGSFIRVAAKSVVTIVGIVSILHLTGFRPKFAKKVAALKVFDIFRRSASENNGLHNECPPGKFLVMEDGEARCVVKERIEVPFSSVVAKPDVNYGSG, encoded by the exons ATGGAACAACAAAGCACCGCTATAATCTTAGCTAGAGCCACGGAGTTGAGGCTAAAGATTAGAAGCTCTGTTAACacaaccaccaccaccactTCCGCGGTTACTTCCCGGGATGATCGCTTTTCTGTGGATGAAAATAATGGCGTTGTTGGTTCGCGCCGGAGTGAGGCTGATGCGAGCGGAGAGGCGGAGGAAGATGAGGAAGCGGTGAGGCTTTTGAATATCTGCGATGCACTTGAATCTCTCGAGAATCAGCTCTCTTCATTGCAG GATTTACAACAACGGCAAAGGTATGAGAAAGAAGTAGCCCTTTCCGAAATCGAACATAGCCGCAAGATTTTACTAGATAAACTGAAGAAATACAAAGGAGGGGACTTGGAAGTGATACATGAGACTTCAGCTTTTGTTGGTGAGACAGTGCAGCACAACCAAGATCTCATGCTTCCTCCATATCCAACCCATCTTGGTAATGGCTACTTATATCCCATCCCTTCTGGACACAAGTCTGTGAGTAATGGGCTAATTGACGCCACGGCAAATAAAGCTACAAATGAACTTAATGAATCAGAAAGGAAACAACCGAAATCAGATTCCTGGAAGTCGAAGAATGGAATGGGATCTTTCATTAGGGTAGCTGCAAAATCAGTTGTTACTATTGTTGGCATAGTATCCATACTCCACTTGACTGGCTTTAGACCCAAGTTTGCAAAGAAAGTTGCTGCTTTGAAggtttttgacatttttcGAAGGTCTGCAAGTGAAAATAACGGATTGCACAATGAATGTCCTCCTGGTAAATTCCTTGTGATGGAAGATGGGGAAGCTCGATGCGTAGTGAAAGAGAGAATTGAAGTTCCATTTTCTTCAGTCGTGGCTAAACCAGATGTAAACTATGGAAGCGGGTAA
- the LOC101203131 gene encoding uncharacterized protein LOC101203131 isoform X2, which yields MEMVKGNKQQISDGDAQISLKQEILQLEEQLQSQFATRHALEKAINFQPLSLYSATEDAIPEAEMELIKQIAVLELEVVYLEKYLLSLYRRTFNQQVSSFSTMDDRLESYIEPNNVIEGEHSCIHSDHIGSPETLFDNQSKGRNVVEEPENLSHLHRSNSSLSQRSLGSSRNYSLSKSMAKAVDSYHSFPLSMLEQSRIDVPSSTSLGEHLGACLSIRVDESPNWLSEEMIKSISAIYRELAEPPLMNHNNPSPISPLSSMYELSSQDFGSMRNYEKSLNSHFENPFHTEEFIAPYDTMLKVQWISRERKNDSDINHMLQGFRSLIFRLKEVKLKAMKHDEKLAFWINVHNTLVMHAYLQYGISKHCLKRISLILKAAYNIGGHIISVDKIQSSILGCRLPRSGQWLHLFLSSKTKFKVNDVQKSFPINHPEPRLYFALCCGSHSDPAVRIYTAKRVNEELEVAKEEYILSNLRVHKGQKILLPKIVESFAKDSGLCLEDLENTVECLRSKRRINDIQQRQRKKLWKSIGWIPHNFTFSFLLPNELSCQSLSR from the exons ATG gAAATGGTAAAGGGGAATAAACAGCAAATTTCTGATGGGGATGCTCAGATTTCCTTAAAGCAGGAG ATTCTACAGCTTGAAGAACAATTACAAAGCCAGTTCGCCACTCGCCATGCCTTGGAGAAAGCAATCAATTTTCAGCCTCTATCGCTTTACTCCGCCACCGAAGACGCGATACCAGAG GCTGAGATGGAACTGATTAAACAGATAGCGGTCTTGGAGTTAGAAGTCgtttatttggaaaaatatcTTCTCTCTCTATACCGTCGAACTTTCAATCAACAAGTGTCCTCTTTTTCTACCATGGATGATAGGCTTGAATCATATATTGAGCCTAATAACGTGATAGAAGGAGAACATTCTTGTATTCATTCTGACCATATCGGGTCACCAGaaactttatttgataatCAATCAAAAGGAAGAAACGTAGTTGAGGAACCAGAGAATCTGTCGCACTTGCATCGCAGCAATTCATCTCTGTCACAGAGATCGCTCGGTTCATCTAGAAACTACTCTCTGTCAAAGTCTATGGCTAAAGCAGTAGATTCATACCATTCCTTTCCATTATCAATGCTGGAG CAATCTCGAATTGATGTTCCGAGTTCTACAAGCCTTGGGGAGCATCTCGGTGCCTGTTTATCCATTCGAGTTGACGAGTCCCCTAACTGGCTTTCCGAGGAGATGATCAAGTCCATCTCTGCAATATATCGTGAACTTGCCGAACCTCCTTTGATGAATCACAACAATCCTTCTCCGATCTCACCTTTGTCATCCATGTATGAACTTTCTTCACAAGACTTTGGCAGTATGAGGAACTACGAGAAGTCACTCAACTCGCATTTTGAGAACCCTTTTCACACTGAAGAATTTATTGCACCATATGACACAATGTTGAAAGTGCAATGGATTtcgagagagagaaaaaatgacTCAGATATCAACCACATGCTACAAGGTTTCAG ATCACTTATTTTTCGGCTTAAAGAAGTCAAACTCAAAGCGATGAAACATGACGAAAAGCTTGCGTTTTGGATTAATGTACACAACACACTTGTAATGCAT GCTTATCTGCAATATGGGATCTCCAAACATTGTTTGAAGAGAATATCTTTGATACTCAAG GCTGCATACAATATTGGGGGCCACATAATAAGTGTAGATAAGATACAAAGCTCAATTCTTGGGTGTCGTTTGCCTCGTTCAGGACAG TGGTTGCACCTGTTCCTCTCGTCAAAAACGAAATTTAAGGTCAACGATGTACAAAAGTCCTTTCCAATCAACCACCCTGAACCTCGGTTATACTTTGCTCTATGTTGTGGGAGTCATTCTGATCCTGCG GTACGTATCTATACGGCGAAGAGGGTGAATGAGGAGCTGGAGGTTGCAAAAGAAGAGTACATCCTTTCAAATTTGAGGGTACACAAAGGGCAGAAAATTCTTCTCCCAAAGATCGTGGAGTCTTTTGCTAAGGATTCTGGCCTATGCCTGGAAGATTTGGAGAACACTGTGGAATGTCTAAGGTCCAAGAGGCGGATAAATGACATTCAGCAGCGGCAACGAAAGAAGTTATGGAAGAGTATTGGATGGATACCTCATAACTTCACCTTCAGCTTTCTGCTGCCCAACGAATTGTCATGCCAATCCTTGTCTCGATAG